In Nyctibius grandis isolate bNycGra1 chromosome 8, bNycGra1.pri, whole genome shotgun sequence, a single window of DNA contains:
- the RWDD3 gene encoding RWD domain-containing protein 3, translated as MSELALEELSVLAAIYCEPDACEVLAVSETHGITFRIQVSVKELLDTDVLLKLLFHLPVNYPSTPPDISVNSDQLTRAQCMDVKDKFLEQAKKHLSEPMIHDLILWIQQHLKYVIKPSAAVCNEKTTLSKGTSTEDGIWMLLLHLDHMRAKAKYVKTVQKWASDLRLTGRLMFMGKIILILLQGDRSNIKEYLILQKTFKVDVDSSGKKCKEKMISVLCETEVQSQHKRFQTFEVKEYSTLDELQKEFETAGLTTLFSEFVPPLLK; from the exons ATGTCGGAGCTGGCGCTGGAGGAGCTCTCGGTTCTCGCCGCCATCTACTGCGAGCCGGACGCCTGCGAGGTGCTGGCGGTCTCAG AGACGCATGGAATCACATTTAGGATTCAAGTCAGTGTGAAAGAACTGCTGGATACAGATGTACTTTTAAAGCTGTTATTTCATTTACCAGTCAATTATCCATCAACTCCACCAGATATTTCTGTTAACTCAGACCAGCTTACGAGGGCCCAATGTATGGATGTGAAAGATAAATTCCTTGAGCAAGCAAAGAAGCATCTTTCTGAACCCATGATACACGATCTGATTCTTTGGATACAGCAACATCTTAAATATGTCATTAAGCCATCAGCAGCAGTTTGCAATGAAAAAACTACTTTGTCAAAAGGAACGAGTACAGAGGATGGTATTTGGATGCTCCTTTTGCATTTAGATCACATGAGAGCAAAGGCAAAATACGTCAAAACTGTGCAAAAATGGGCTTCAGATCTCAGGCTGACTGGAAGACTGATGTTCATGGGCAAGATAATATTGATTCTTCTTCAGGGTGACAGGAGCAACATTAAG GAGTATTTGATTCTTCAGAAAACTTTTAAGGTAGATGTGGACTCAAgtggaaagaaatgcaaagagaaaatgattAGTGTACTGTGTGAGACAGAAGTGCAGTCACAGCATAAAAG GTTTCAGACATTTGAAGTCAAAGAATATTCAACGCTGGATGAGCTACAAAAGGAATTTGAAACTGCAGGGCTTACAACTCTTTTCTCTGAGTTTGTGCCTcctctcttaaaataa